Genomic DNA from Corylus avellana chromosome ca4, CavTom2PMs-1.0:
TGCAATTAAACCTTCAATTCAAGTCCCTAAATTGTTAAAACTGCTTGCTTTAAAAACCTAATAACTAGGCTATCCCTAAATTGATAAACCTTCAATTCAAGTCCAAACAGTACTTAGGTTTagtgataatttatttttaattgggCGAGTGGGGCTAAATGGTATATCAGATTATTATAGAggtttatgaaaaatgttaggggtactaactcttttactaacaaagacttactaaactgatgtgtagctcattcattggagAAAATGAccacaattaattaagagaaatgtaacaAGTAGCCGAGTACCAATAAATAAactacacatcagtttagtaagcttctgttagtaaaagagttagtatCCTATAACTAAACCACCTTAATTTGGATTGTCATTATGCAGTGATTATGTAGATAAGCCATTTTTGAATGATAAGTTGACAATTCTCTTTTTCATTcctttatttcaaattaaatacaataaccTTTTGGGATATAATCATGACTTTTAAATGGcatgagagattttttttttttttttttccttattaagCTGAGGTTAGGTtaataaatccaaaaaattaaaacaaactaaTATTATAAACTAATCTCTTGTGTTCGTTAATTTTCAGTTAAACCTTctgttcctctctctctctctctcatgatgttgatttttttgctAGCCACAGCCCcctccaccattttttttttttctgctttggCCCCTAAATACTTTTTAATAAGTATGACTCCTTAAAGCTAAATTTTTAgttaacataaataaaaatctcactgaaagtttgagagagagagagagagagagagagagattcttgGCATTCTGGGGAACTTACCTTTGTTCCTACAATATTGCACATGGAGCACAAATACGCATCCTTTTCTACCCTGCACAAAATCAATACATCTTGGTTAGGATTAGGGTAGGTCGAGGGCCCCGGATGTGCCAGGATCCTCCAGCCCAATTAAAGAATCGAATGATCGTACGCCAAATCCTTAACCGAGAGTGTACTTGTAAAGACAAAAAAGTTTAAGCATAAAGTGTCACACATATATATGGTCCAGCGGCAGCGGGAGGCATGCCGATACCTAAGTCAGAATTTGTCTTTGATTGGGACTAACAAAGAGCTCAAAGAAAgtagcagaagaagaagagtgttcCACtataattgttcttttttttttcttttttttttggttattttagtgagacaatttAATAAAAGTGTTTTAAATCTCTATTTTTCAGACTTATgactttaaccaaaaaataataataataatagtgaaATAAATAGTACTcatcaaatataaaaagtacTGTTTAcattaaacaactcatttctctcttttcctttttgattTTCGCTTCTCTATtttcctttaatagttaaaaaaaataaataaacaaatctttgaaaaagaatatttaaatgaaatagtgaaagtggattattaaaaaagtaaggTTACCCGAAtgctctaaaaaagtgagttattaaaatataaaaaaatatatatatacttttggatatttttggtgagtaaaatttggttaGGCTGCTATAATGTTTTCACGCCCTTTTTTGGTTAAGGGTAGGGTTTTATGGACTAACTGATTTGATTTTACGGCTCCCTTTCCATTAGTTACACATTTTTTAGGCTCCAAGAATAGAGGAATGTCAGTTGTTCCGGTGTCGATGATTAGGATGTAGTAGCTGCAGACTCTTTTTAGTGCATGTGCGCCCGTCTTTCTTGGTCATATTGGGTCAGGCTAGCCTATAAGGCTTTATCAAGAATGGGCCTTCTTGGGCATGCTAATGGGCTAAAAAGGCCCGCTTTTTTTGGAGGCTTATTATATGTTACACTAATTGTTAATATGTATGGAATCAATGTAtaagataatatttaaattatatttcatgtgacataaaataacaataataataattagatggaataaaaaataaaaacacgcGGTATACATGCCAAAACTTCAGACCTGTCAAGCTTGAGGCTTGCTttcattatatttattaattaaatttccaACAATAAGATATACacatataaacaaaacaaaaaagaaaagaaaaaaaatacatatctCTATAATGCacaaagaataaacaaaaatcTCCTATTAAGAATGGGGGGCTAACTCAGCATGGGACGTTTCCCACGAGGGTCTAATGCTGGGGATGAAGTGCTCGCAGTTGCACTGGTGGTATTGGTCCTATGGGAGGTGGACTCAAAAGTCTGGGATTCTGAGTCGCCGGAAGGTCCACTGGTGGTGGAAAGTCCTGGAGGCCGGCGAGATCTTCGATAACGAGATCCGGGTACTCCGGGCCGAGTCGGTTCTTCCAAGGTCCCATGTTTCTTTGATAGCATAACCACCACACGTCTCATGACGGGTCGTAGTTGCGGGTCACCTTGCGTGCATAGCAGTCCTATTTGAATGCACATCTTTACTTGGTCTGTGGCTGCTGACGATGCCAACGTGGGATCCATTATCTCCAAGCTCCTGTCCTTCTTGTAAAGCTTGTATGCCTGCACCAACAAAAACCCAcaatatcatcattaaataaagctaaaagttttttttcttttttaataaaccCCAAACAACGTGGtcgtttgttaatgcttttcaagacttttttgtttttcaacgaccaaaaaaaaaaaggtaaaaagcATTATGCACAAATCACTCTAAATTACGTCAACTTTTATATCGCATTAAGTATTATCAAAGGAGTCTTAATACAAGTTTTCCGTTGTATACAGATGTGAACAAGTAATTTTGACCACGTTTCTCAAATATGGAACAAGTAAAAGTTGCGTAGAGATTTGTCATGGAAAGTTCCCTGGCAGCAGGGGAAGTATTCTACTcgttatttttttgtttaatgaaagGTGCGCAGGACAGCTTAGAAATGAGAACGCCTGATGGAGACtggacttatatatatatatatatatatatatatataaagctcgCCAACCAATATTTGACCAAGACCCACCAAAGGATTAatctataattaataattaatacttTGTCCATAATAgatctaaataattaaaaacctGGGATCATTATCTTACCCAATCAATTAGATTCTGTGCATCAACCTGTAAATTGAATGATGAGTTCCTCTGACTGCTGATAAGCTCCAAAACCAAAACCCCAAAACTGAACACGTCAGCCTTCACTGATAGATGTCCATGCATGACATACTCCGGCGCCATATATCCActaaatatatacaaaaaattaattaaaaaaccacTTAAGAGAGTCCAAATTACTCGCTTCTCATCAAACTATACAGagtgttatttaataaattgtcaTACGATTATGATATAACTTGATGAAATAATAGTAAATATCAGCACtcgtaccaaaaaaaaaaaaagactgattTTTACTGTTTCGTCATTTCAGTCCTATAGCAGtatactaaatagtattactcaaCTATATTAACTAGGTTGGTTAATAAAACATACTTGGTGCCAGCCACACGGGTGTTGACATGTGTTTGATCTTCTGGGAAGAGACGGGCCATGCCAAAATCAGCAATCTTGGGAACCCACTTATCATCGAGTAAAATATTGCTGGCTTTGATATCCCGGTGGATAATGCAATTGTGTGAGTCTTCATGAAGGTAAAGCAAGCCCCGTGCAATGCCCACAATTATGTCATACCTCCGCTTCCAGTCAAGTTCCTCTCTTCTATTCGATTCTGTATTTACGCCCACAACAATTAATATGATCAATATTTGCTATTAAACAAGTCGGTCCATTATTGAAGCATAGaaaaaataatctaaaataTGATCGCCAACatatcaaagttttaatttttaatcagCTTAGTGGTTTGAGCCAATGGGTTAGGAAGATGGTGAGATTCCTTTTCCACTGTGAGCCACCACCTTTGTGCTACAGGATTGGTCAAGAGAGCCGTGCGATTCAGGAGATTTGGTAGCTTAGAATGgacaaattcaaaacataaagtTCAAGTCAAGGTCTTAAGGGCTCTCTTTCACAAGGTTTAGAGCAAGATGAAGAAACCATATTTTAAGATGTGAAAAGAGGGCAAGTTGAATTTTGTATCAGCGGTGTGGTGTTCgtagggaaaagaaaaaaatagaatttttttttttaatgcaaaatgtCACCCCCTCCAAAAAGATGATCGctagaaaaatgaagaaattgacTGATCATTCTCTCTTGAAGAAAACGACAGAAATCAAGGATATGCAGTATCAAGAATAAAGTGGGAGCTAACAGAAATAAATATTCCCACCTTGCAATTATTTCATGAATGGAAGTATTGTAAAATTGCCattaaaacataatttaaaactCAAGACATTGCTTAATATTGTAACACTTAGCAATGTCTTGAGTTGAGCCATCATATTCCTGCTCTGGAATTGGCCGGCTTTGCAGAAAAAGTAGGATTGTTTTAGTGAAGTGTAGCTGACAGGTAAAATTGACGTAAGAGTTTAAAAGATATGAGTTGGGCTTTAACAGAATTT
This window encodes:
- the LOC132178876 gene encoding cysteine-rich receptor-like protein kinase 43, producing the protein MNKSLNFLQNLIKPFKLRSSKEGQNEEDLEKIAQQEQKLFPFETLVAATKDFHPTHKLGEGGFGPVFKGKLEDGREIAVKKLSHSSNQGKKEFMNEAKLLARVQHRNVVNLLGYCVHGVEKLLVYEYVSNESLDKLLFKSNRREELDWKRRYDIIVGIARGLLYLHEDSHNCIIHRDIKASNILLDDKWVPKIADFGMARLFPEDQTHVNTRVAGTNGYMAPEYVMHGHLSVKADVFSFGVLVLELISSQRNSSFNLQVDAQNLIDWAYKLYKKDRSLEIMDPTLASSAATDQVKMCIQIGLLCTQGDPQLRPVMRRVVVMLSKKHGTLEEPTRPGVPGSRYRRSRRPPGLSTTSGPSGDSESQTFESTSHRTNTTSATASTSSPALDPRGKRPMLS